One genomic window of Syntrophorhabdaceae bacterium includes the following:
- a CDS encoding DegT/DnrJ/EryC1/StrS aminotransferase family protein, whose amino-acid sequence MIPVNEPLIGEKEIAYVTDCLHTGWISSAGKYIEHFEKEWAAYCGRKYGIAVSNGTVALELALSVLDLPEKAEVILPSFTIVSCLEAVLRNNLTPVLVDCDPWTYCMDVEDVRRRITPRTAVIMPVHIYGHPANMEVILDLARTHDLKVVEDAAEAHGSECRVHDRWHRCGSFGDVSCFSFYANKNITTGEGGMVLSDETDITKKLQNRRNLAFGAIERFHHEDRGWNFRMTNLQAAIGCAQLENIEAFLKRKWDMAARYNKGLKNLPLRLPHIEPWAKSTIWMYAVVLEDHVSFAAAELARRLLNLGIQTRPFFLGMHEQTVYHRLGLFRDYCLPVTERIARRGLYLPSGQAITDEQIETVITCVRKIFNDA is encoded by the coding sequence GTGATCCCCGTCAATGAGCCCCTCATCGGCGAAAAAGAAATTGCCTATGTCACGGATTGCTTGCACACTGGTTGGATCTCCTCTGCCGGCAAATATATCGAGCACTTCGAGAAAGAATGGGCAGCCTACTGTGGCCGGAAGTACGGGATCGCCGTCAGTAACGGGACAGTGGCCCTGGAGTTGGCTCTCTCCGTTCTTGATCTTCCCGAAAAGGCTGAGGTTATCCTGCCTTCGTTCACTATCGTGAGCTGTCTGGAAGCTGTCCTCCGCAACAACCTTACCCCTGTCTTGGTGGATTGTGATCCTTGGACCTACTGCATGGACGTTGAAGACGTCAGGCGGCGTATCACGCCCCGGACTGCCGTCATCATGCCTGTCCATATTTACGGCCACCCGGCAAACATGGAGGTAATCTTAGACTTGGCCCGTACGCACGACTTGAAAGTCGTGGAGGATGCGGCGGAAGCACATGGGTCGGAATGCCGCGTTCACGATCGATGGCACCGTTGTGGCTCTTTCGGAGATGTTTCTTGTTTTTCCTTCTACGCTAACAAGAACATAACCACCGGTGAAGGGGGGATGGTTCTATCAGACGAAACAGACATAACGAAGAAGCTCCAGAACCGCCGCAACCTCGCCTTCGGCGCCATAGAGCGTTTTCACCACGAGGACCGTGGCTGGAACTTCCGCATGACCAACCTCCAGGCCGCCATCGGCTGTGCCCAATTAGAGAATATTGAGGCATTTCTCAAGCGGAAATGGGATATGGCTGCCCGGTACAACAAAGGGCTTAAAAACTTACCCCTTCGGCTACCTCACATTGAGCCTTGGGCGAAAAGCACCATCTGGATGTACGCCGTGGTCCTGGAAGACCATGTATCCTTCGCCGCCGCCGAATTAGCCCGTCGCCTTCTTAATCTTGGTATCCAGACTCGCCCATTCTTTCTGGGGATGCACGAACAAACCGTTTATCACCGTCTCGGCCTTTTCAGGGATTACTGTTTGCCCGTAACGGAACGTATTGCCCGGCGCGGCCTCTATCTCCCCAGTGGCCAGGCCATAACGGACGAGCAGATTGAAACAGTAATCACATGCGTGCGCAAAATATTCAACGATGCTTGA